Genomic window (Paenibacillus sp. PK3_47):
CGGATAGACCGCTTCAGTTCCGGGAACCGGCTGATAAATCTTACGGCCTGTCTCGTCCACCATCCGGCGGATCTGCGTCGTGTGTACTTCCTTCAGGTTGCCTTCCTCATCACCCACAAATTTGGTGGTCATGATCGAGAATTCCCGCGGATCTTCACCGAAGACCGCTTTGGCTTCCTGCTGTGCATAATCAAGCGTATATACATTCGGGAATTGCGGCCATGGATTGGCAATCGGATCGCGTTCCAGCGGCGCTTTGTCATGTGTACCGAACTGTGTAATGCTCTTGCAGCCGTGACGCAGTGAGGTGGCTACACAGTCTGATCCGGTATCTCCGCCGCCCAGTACAACGACATCCTTGCCTTCAGCTGATACATAATTACCGTCCTGCAGGCCGGAATTCAGGTAGCTCTTGATCGTGCCGTTCAGATAATCCATGGCGTACATAACGCCTTTAAGGTCGCTGCCCTCCACATTGAACTGGCGTGCTTTGGTCGCTCCGCCGCAGAGTACAACGGCATCATATTCATCCACCAGCTGCTGCGTAGGAATATCCTTGCCGATTTCAGTGTTGACCACAAAATTCACACCTTCAGCAGCAAGCAGATCCACGCGGCGCTGTACTACGCGCTTGTCGAGCTTCATTGTCGGAATACCATATGTCAACAGCCCGCCTACACGGTCGCTGCGTTCGAATACAGTAACAGTGTGTCCGGCTTTGTTAAGCTGCGCGGCTGCGGCAAGTCCTGCCGGACCCGAACCGACAATTGCCACTTTCTTGCCCGTACGCTTCTCAGGAGGACAAGGGACGACCCAGCCTTCCTCAAAGCCTTTATCAATAATCGCCAGCTCAATCGTCTTAATCGTCACCGGCTGGCCGATCAGGCCGACGGTACATGAGCCTTCGCAAGGTGCAGGACAGATGCTGCCTGTGAATTCCGGGAAGTTATTCGTCTTGTGCAGACGCTCCAGCGCTTCCTTCCAGAGCCCCCGGTACACCAGGTTATTCCATTCCGGAATAAGGTTGTGCACAGGACAGCCGGATGTTCCTCCCATCATATCAATGCCGGTATGGCAGTAAGGGGTTCCGCAATCCATACAGCGCGCGCCTTGAGTCCGCAGCTCTTCCTCGCTTAGATGGTGGTGGAATTCCTCCCAGTCTTTGATGCGCTGTTCAGGATCCCGGTCACCTGGGAGCTGGCGCTTATACTCCATAAATCCAGTAGGTGTAGACATATTTACGTTTCCCCCATCCGTTCTCTTCGTCTTGATGTATAGTACATTGTAGCATATTGCTGCGGAATGATCTCAGTTCAGCGCAATAGTACCTGCACATTCTATACTACTTTCAAGTTTAGCATTTCTAATTTTAACTATAGTAGCATTCAACACTTTCGCACTGTAATGGACTAATCTGCTGATTATTTGCACTATTTCACATGAAGTGTCAGAGAAAATAGTAAGAAAACGCTTTTTTACCGATCCGTACGTTTATAAACATAAAATCGGTAATCGTGCGGATTTTTCTCATCACGTATGCCCGGCGTATTGGACACTTCTTCCCACTGGCTCCAGTCCACTTCAGGAAATTTCGTGTCCCCCTCGAACGCCTCTTCAATCCGGGTCACCTGCAGCTTATCCGCATAGGGCAGCATCATCTGATAAATCTCTGCACCGCCTACGACCATCAGTTCATCATCCTTGCGGCCTTCCGCGAGTGCTTCCTCCAGACTGTGCACCACCTCTGCACCTTCAGGCGCATAATCAGTGTCTCTGGTCAAAATAATGCTCGTTCTCCCCTTCAGCGGCTTCCCGCCAAGGGAATCCCAGGTTTTGCGGCCCATCAGCATTCTTTTGCCCAGTGTCTCCGCTTTAAAATAAGCAAAATCGCGCGGGAGATGCCAGGGCAGGTCGTTATTTTTGCCGATCAAACCGTTAGCATCCATTGCCCAGATCAAAGTTATACTCATCGCTATGCCCTCCTGTTCAAGGAATTAAGAGTAAATGCTTCAAGTCCTGCTATATCGCTACCGGTGCTTTAATTCCCGGATGATGTACATAATCCACAAACTCGAAATCATCGAAGGTGTAATCAAAAATGCTGTCCGGCTTACGGCGGATGTTCAGCTTAGGCAGATCATAAGGCTCCCTGGCCAGCTGTGTGGCTACCTGCTCCAGGTGATTTGTATAAATGTGCACATCTCCGCCGGACCAGATGAAATCGCCGACCTCAAGACCTGTCTGCTGGGCAACCATATGTGTCAGCAGGGCATAGCTTGCAATGTTAAAGGGCAGTCCCAGGAAGGTATCTACCGACCGCATGGTGAGCATACAGGACAGCTTGCCGTCGGCCACAAAAAACTGAAACACAAAATGGCACGGCGGAAGCTTCAT
Coding sequences:
- a CDS encoding dihydrofolate reductase, whose translation is MSITLIWAMDANGLIGKNNDLPWHLPRDFAYFKAETLGKRMLMGRKTWDSLGGKPLKGRTSIILTRDTDYAPEGAEVVHSLEEALAEGRKDDELMVVGGAEIYQMMLPYADKLQVTRIEEAFEGDTKFPEVDWSQWEEVSNTPGIRDEKNPHDYRFYVYKRTDR
- a CDS encoding glutamate synthase subunit beta, whose translation is MSTPTGFMEYKRQLPGDRDPEQRIKDWEEFHHHLSEEELRTQGARCMDCGTPYCHTGIDMMGGTSGCPVHNLIPEWNNLVYRGLWKEALERLHKTNNFPEFTGSICPAPCEGSCTVGLIGQPVTIKTIELAIIDKGFEEGWVVPCPPEKRTGKKVAIVGSGPAGLAAAAQLNKAGHTVTVFERSDRVGGLLTYGIPTMKLDKRVVQRRVDLLAAEGVNFVVNTEIGKDIPTQQLVDEYDAVVLCGGATKARQFNVEGSDLKGVMYAMDYLNGTIKSYLNSGLQDGNYVSAEGKDVVVLGGGDTGSDCVATSLRHGCKSITQFGTHDKAPLERDPIANPWPQFPNVYTLDYAQQEAKAVFGEDPREFSIMTTKFVGDEEGNLKEVHTTQIRRMVDETGRKIYQPVPGTEAVYPAQLALIAIGFDGPEQDMIQELNLETDRRSNVKARYGKFNTNVDKVFAAGDMRRGQSLVVWAINEGRAAAREVDKYLMGSTVLV